A segment of the Triticum urartu cultivar G1812 chromosome 1, Tu2.1, whole genome shotgun sequence genome:
CCGGACCTCCTCGTTGGTGAGGTCACCGAATTGGTTGATGCCGTACACATTTTGTCCGGGGGTGGCGGCGACGGCGTTGAGCCGGACGACAACGCGGCGGTTGCCCTTGAACAACCTGTACCGGCATTCCTCCTCGCCGACGTCTCTGTAGGTCTTCCCGTACTTGGCCTTCCACCCCACGAACATCCGTCGGGTCTCCTGCTCGTACGATTcctcccccttccggaccctgtacCCGCGGTAGATCTCCTCATTGGCGAGGGCGCTGAGACCGTTGAGGCCAGATGTGGTCACCCCGTCGGCCCTGGCCCAGGCGACGCGGCAGCGGCTCTCCTTGAAGAACGCGTACCGGCACT
Coding sequences within it:
- the LOC125552063 gene encoding oryzain alpha chain-like, whose amino-acid sequence is MVRGCAVALAAAAAALLVSLPMLLVLPPDADTYEQESRRIFVEWKARYKKTYKHAGEEECRYAFFKESRCRVAWARADGVTTSGLNGLSALANEEIYRGYRVRKGEESYEQETRRMFVGWKAKYGKTYRDVGEEECRYRLFKGNRRVVVRLNAVAATPGQNVYGINQFGDLTNEEVRERCYPEMVDQELSARCQAAAPDPDPDHGRRIWYQVCRCIATEVESGGAVPGAEAHMWI